The following proteins are co-located in the Macadamia integrifolia cultivar HAES 741 chromosome 3, SCU_Mint_v3, whole genome shotgun sequence genome:
- the LOC122072636 gene encoding heat stress transcription factor B-3-like — MVQAISEEEEHELDKGLLEYVRRSSPPPFLSKTYMLIEDSSTDDIISWNTDGTSFIVWKPAEFSSDLLPTLFKHSNFASFVRQLNTYGFRKVTTNRWEFCNDKFRKDSKDLLCEIRRRKAWTSKGHVTAQAQTAPLESDEEQGSTSSLSSGYNSLCNENKRLKIENGALSSELVSMKKKCQELLDLVAVFTGPKIEKEEDKRPKLFGVRLEVPIVEGKRKRVQINEGLQILLSQS, encoded by the exons ATGGTTCAGGCCATCTCTGAGGAAGAGGAACATGAGCTTGATAAGGGTCTATTAGAATATGTTAGGAGATCCTCCCCACCACCTTTCTTGTCCAAGACTTACATGCTTATCGAAGATTCGAGCACCGACGACATAATCTCATGGAATACTGATGGAACTTCTTTCATAGTATGGAAACCGGCTGAGTTCTCAAGTGATCTCCTTCCTACTCTCTTCAAGCACTCCAATTTCGCGAGCTTTGTTCGACAACTCAATACTTAT GGATTCAGGAAAGTCACGACGAACAGGTGGGAATTCTGTAATGACAAGTTTCGAAAGGATTCGAAGGATTTATTATGCGAAATAAGGCGAAGAAAGGCATGGACTAGTAAGGGACATGTCACTGCACAAGCCCAAACTGCACCACTGGAGTCTGATGAAGAACAAGGATCaacatcatcattgtcatcaggTTACAACAGCCTCTGCAATGAAAATAAGAGACTGAAGATTGAGAATGGAGCCTTGAGTTCAGAGCTGGTGAGTATGAAGAAGAAGTGCCAAGAGCTTCTTGATTTGGTTGCTGTTTTCACTGGTCCAAagattgaaaaagaagaagataaaaggcCTAAGCTGTTTGGAGTAAGATTGGAGGTTCCAATAGTGGAGGGGAAGAGAAAAAGGGTACAGATTAATGAGGGTCTTCAGATTTTATTATCTCAATCATGA
- the LOC122072925 gene encoding protein PEROXIN-4 produces the protein MQASRARLFKEYKEVQREKAVDSDIQLVCDDSNIFKWTALIKGPSETPYEGGVFQLAFAVPEQYPLQPPQVRFLTKIFHPNVHFKTGEICLDILKNAWSPAWTLQSVCRAIIALMAHPEPDSPLNCDSGNLLRSGDLRGFQSMARMYTRLAAMPKKG, from the exons GCATCAAGGGCCAGGCTTTTTAAAGAATACAAGGAGGTGCAGCGAGAGAAAGCAGTTGATTCTGATATTCAGCTAGTATGTGATGATTCCAACATATTCAAATGGACAGCTCTTATCAAG GGGCCATCAGAAACACCTTATGAGGGTGGTGTCTTTCAGCTTGCATTTGCCGTTCCTGAGCAATACCCTTTGCAACCCCCTCAAGTGCGTTTTTTGACAAAAATATTTCATCCAAATGTTCATTTTAAG ACTGGAGAGATTTGCCTTGATATCTTAAAGAATGCTTGGAGCCCTGCTTGGACACTCCAATCTGTTTGTCGAGCGATAATTGCTTTGATGGCCCATCCAGAACCTGATAGCCCACTCAACTGTGATTCAG GGAATCTTTTGCGTTCTGGTGATCTCAGGGGATTCCAGTCTATGGCAAGGATGTATACCAGGCTTGCAGCGATGCCCAAAAAAGGGTAA